The genomic interval CACAATGTTTGGAGCCGTAGCTCACAGATTAGCCCAACCACAACCCCATCTCCAACTATCTTCACGATTATATCACGTGACTTTCACTCATATGACCTGCCTCAGGCTACCATTCTGAAGGCATTGCGACATGTCCAGTCACACTTCCTACTGTCCTGACAGTGTTCCAGGGGCCAGTGTTGTGATTCCTGACAGTGATCTGAGGGCCCAGAGGACAGTTACTATCCCCTCGACATTTATGTGTCTGAGGCGAACTATGAGGCCTGATACTGGGACGGACACTGGAGCACTTTCTCAATAGTCTTTCCTTGACTGTCCAGGCCTCGTGTCCTCACCTCCTTGTCAAAGTGTCAGAGGAGAATAAGAAGAGGAAGACACATGGATCCAAGGAAATGTTTTTTTATACAATACGACATGAAGCTCAACCTGCTTCATTCCTCCTGGCATGGCAAGCCTGAATGGCTTTTAATATCTTTGACTGATAAGTGATGGACACTTTAATTTACAACCAACGGAACTAACAAAGCTTTAACGAAACATAATTGCCCGACTCATTAACAATCACAGCTAAAAAAGCATTTTGAAACGTTCCAATTATGCTACCCTGTACTGAGGCCCAAGGGGTCTCTCGCTATCACACATCTCCTATTCATTTAGAGCCCTGGTTGGAGCCCTGGTCACAGCCCTGGTTAGAGTCCTGGTCACAGCCCTGGTTAGAGTCCTGGTTAGAGTCCTGGTTAGAGCCCTGGTTACAGCCCTGGTTAGAGTCCTGGTCACAGCCCTGGTTAGAGCCCTGGTTAGAGTCCTGGTTAGAGTCCTGGTTAGAGTCCTGGTCACAGCCCTGGATAGAGTCCTGGTTAGAGCCCTGGTTAGAGTCCTGGTTAGAGCCCTGGTTAGAGCCCTGGTTAGAGTCCTGGTTAGAGCCCTGGATAGAGCCCTGGTTAGAGTCCTGGATAGAGTCCTGGTTAGAGCCCTGGTTAGAGTTCTGGTTAGAGCCCTGGATAGAGCCCTGGTTAGAGCCCTGGTTAGAGTCCTGGTTAGAGCCCTGGTTAGAGTCCTGGTTAGAGCCCTGGTTAGAGTCCTGGTTAGAGTCCTGGTTAGAATCCTGGTTAGAGTCCTGGTTAGAGTCCTGGTTAGAGCCCTGGTTAGAGCCCTGGTTAGAGCCCTGATTACAGCCCTGGTTAGAGCCCTGGTTAGAGCCCTGGTTAGAGTCCTGGATAGAGCCCTGGTTAGAGCCCTGGTTAGAGCCCTGGTTAGAGCCCTGGTTAGAGCCCTGGTTAGAGTCCTGGTTAGAGTCCTGGTCACAGCCCTGGTTAGAGCCCTGGTTAGAGTCCTGGTTAGAGCCCTGGTTAGAGTCCTGGTTAGAGCCCTGGTTAGAGCCCTGGATAGAGTCCTGGTTAGAGCCCTGGATAGAGCCCTCGTTAGAGTCCTGGATAGAGCCCTGGTTAGAGTCCTGGATAGAGCCCTGGTTAGAGCCCTGGATAGAGTCCTGGATAGAGCCCTGGTTAGAGTCCTGGATAGAGCCCTGGTTAGAGCCCTGGATAGAGTCCTGGATAGAGCCCTGGTTAGAGCCCTGGATAGAGTCCTGGATAGAGCCCTGGTTAGAGCCCTGGATAGAGCCCTGGTTAGAGCCCTGGATAGAGCCCTGGATAGAGTCCTGGATAGAGCCCTGGTTAGAGCCCTGGATAGAGTCCTGGATAGAGCCCTGGTTACGCAGCCAGGGGACGTATTCAGGGGACGTAGCCGGGGGACGTATTCTGTGGACGTAACCCGGTTGACGTAGCCAGGGGACGAATACTGGGGACGTAGCCAGTGGACGTAGCCAGTGGACGTAGCCAGGGGACGTATTCAGGGGACGTATTCAGGGGACATAGCCTAGGGACGTAGCCAGGGGACGTAGACTGATTACGTAGCTAGGGGACGTAGCCTAGGGACGTAGTCAGGGGACCTAGGACATAGCCTGAGGACGTAGCCAGGGGACGTATTCAGGGGACATAGCCTAGGGACGTAGCCAGGGAACGTATTCAGGGGACATAGCCTAGGGACATAGCCTAGGGACATAGCCTGATTACGTAGCTAGGGGACGTAGCCTGATTACGTAGCTAGGGGACGTAGCCTGATTACGTAGCTAGGGGACGTAGACTGATTACGTAGCTAGGGGACATAGCCTGAGGACGTAGCTAGGGGATGTAGCCTGATTACGTAGCCAGGGGACGTACCGAGGAACATGTCATGTAGCCTGGAACTTAGAGCGTTGGACAGGAACTGAAAGGTCCCTGTTTCAAATAACCTacaaggtgaaaaatatgttCCGTTGAGGACTTGATTTACCCCAGGGGCACCGTACTACTacagctgaccctgtaaaacaacacctatcatactactatgactgaccctgtaaaacaacacattatacttctatgactgaccctgtaaaacaacacctatcatactactatgactgaccctgtaaaacaacacctatcatactactatgactgaccctgtaaaacaacacctatcatactactatgactgaccctgtaaaacaacacctatcatactactatgactgaccctgtaaaacaacacattacactgcacctatcatactactatgactaaCCCTGTaaaaccctgtaaaacaacacatttcactgcacctatccattGTATGTGACATTGTACATTGGGTGGGTCTaattctgaatgctgattggttaaaaccgcattccagccaatGTCTATTCAACAAGTTACCACTGGTTAAATCTATggtgttaaaatgcctatttgctctgttccatctgactgcgcaatccattgTGTCATCAGCCCAGCtgaatctatgacgttaaaatgtattttcagcccagccaggcaatttataaacttgttCTCCATTATAAaaacatctagacattatctcccatttcttttagatTAAACGTTTAGTTTTTAACAGCGGAgaataaaccttgctgtctgtcgcTTCGACATTTGCAACGTTGTTTTAAAATTTCGAATTGGATCtgtagtaatgaacgtgtcgggagtcgagacgagacagacaggcagcgcttctcagccagtcgaaatcatgaatcagctggcattcttttcatggatatatatatatatacacaaagaaatgtcaattgaaaaaaggtcaaacggaAACAAAGCACAGCTAGTGtacagtctttccagcttcagtttgaagtgattgtgttagctgtgttgttggctgtgttgttggctgtgttgttggctgtgttgttagctgtgttgttggctgtgttgttggctgtgttgttagctgtgttgttagctgtgttgttggctgtgttgttggctgtgttgtcggctgtgttgttggctgtgttgttggctgtgttgttagctgtgttattagctgtgttgttggctgtgttgttagctgtgttgttggctgtgttgttagctgtgttgttagctgtgttgttagctgtgttgttggctgtgttgttagctgtgttgttagctgtgttgttggctgtgttgttagctgtgttgttagctgtgttgttagctgtgttgttggctgtgttgttggctgtgttgttagctgtgttgttggctgtgttgttagctgtgttgttagctgtgttgttggctagctccacTGCACAACAGCGCCCTGATGAGAGAGCACatgttctatgccaggcgaaatcacgCCTCATTAGCTTATTGTTATGGATATATTCAAAACATGTTACTAGAAAACACGCATATGATTCTACTTTGCTgatattctggctgcacttttttgACGTGGCTgaaagttagccgtagttggctagctagcaagcaagggataagaacgttgccagccagtatgttgtactgtatgtgtggttaTAGTTTAgtttaatgttgtgttggtgtatgtaagttgttttgtctgaaacgttgttccccctgctgctattggaccaggtctctcttggaaaagagatgttatctcaatgagaaaaacatgtataaataaatgtaaaataaatatataaaatagaaagtatggcaatggaacatttagaatgaatcATCCacaaatacagaacaaaaagactgaacgactgggtcgcgtctctggcaactgaATCGATAGAACGAATGatcagccggcttgggtagcaaccctaggtTTGTGTCAGGAATATATCTTGTGGAACGATGAAATAGTATGAACAAATTAATAattttttatgaaaatatgtcaatcattatttgaatatgttggaaaACCATTGTATTAAAGtgatcatttatgaacatttgaacatcttggccatgttctgttataatctccacccggcacagccagaagaggactagccacccctcatagcctggtgccaatatatcctctatTCACcggcccccccaaaaaacttttAAAATTAGTTTTTTAAACTTTTATCTTAATTCAATATGAAACTGATGATGGCAGTAGGCCGAGTATTACTCATGTAAACACTTTACTCTGCTTAACgaagccctttcctgcagtccaTGACGAGAAGCACGTCTTGGTAGCACACTGCTGTAAACTCACATTCAattgcaataaaaaaaaaaagagctaTCATTTATCTGTTCCTGAGAGCATTGAATTGTAGACCAATGAGACACATTCTAAATCAAGGTCTCTAAGTTCTAAAATAACATGTTTGCTGCTGATGCGTGTCCCACAGTGCAACAATAGAGTAATAAAGAACCCTGTAATTTACTATTGTCACCAAAACCCCAACCAGCCAGCGCCACTAAATTACTGATGGTTTTTTTTTTGTATCAAACTTTTAGCACGTCccaatgtctgtctgtgtgtgtgtgtgggggggggttccaTAGCAACCACCGGCGCATAAATAAAGTCGTCCCTGTCTGTTGGTGATCGCGGGTACTGAGACGAAACGAGTCGAGACGAAGCACTGATCAACTGCTATATAAATCACCTTAACTTCTTCCCACACAACAACATGAACGCTTTTAattagttgagagagagagagagagagagagagacagagagagagagagagagagagagagagagagagagagagagagagagagagagagagagagacatagagagagagagagagagaggcagagagagagagacagagacagagacagaaagagagagagagagagagagagagagagagagagagagagagagagagagagagagagagagagagagagagagagagagagagagagagagagagagagagagagagagagacagacagacagacagacagacagacagacagacagacagacagacagacagacagacagacagacagacagacagacagacagacagacagacagacagacagacagacagacagacagacagacagacagacagacagaaaggaatATTTAATGTAAAGAAAATGTCTCATCTTTATTATTATCAATATAGCACTGAGCTATCTGATTCATTTCTTGATGAGAAACACAGCAATACCAAAATGTGTTGTGAGTCAAATCGTCACTTCATAATGTTAGCTGTTATGTTTGTTTCAGCAGTTGTTTGTGAGGTTTATCTCCACCTGACAACGAAGAGAAGATTACTACACCTGAAAGTCAGTCTGCTGAGAAGAGCAACCTGAGAGGCAGCTGTCCACTGGTACATTAAAATCATTGGCACAGTGTCTCACTTTAACACAATAGTgaaaaagtctatgtacagtgtgtgaaattgcagtaagattagggaggtaaggcaataaataagccatagaggtgaaataattacaatttagcattaacagtggagtgatacatgtgcagatgatgatgtgcaagtagagatactgggggtgcaaaagagcaacaacattttttataacaatatggggatgaggtagttgggtgtgctatttacagatgggctgtgtacaggtacagtgatcggtaagctgctctgtcAGCTGAtgattaaagttagtgagggagatataagtctctagcttcagcgatttttgcaattcgttccagtcattggcagcagagaactgaaaggaaaggctGCCGAAGGATGTTTTGGcttcggggaaaatacctgctggagcgcgtgctacgagtgggtgctgctatggtgaccagtgagctgagataaggtggggcttaacctagcaaagacttatagatgacctggagtcagaGGGTTTGGCGaggaatatgtagcgaggaccaatcaacgagagcatacaggtcgcagtgctaggtagtatatggggctttggtgacaaaacggatggcaatgtgatagactgcatccagtttgctgagtagagttttgGAGGTTATTTGGTAAATGACATCgcagaagtcaaggatcagtaggatagtgtTAGGTGAGAATTATCTGTTCATTGAacgattagaatattccaccctgaaacatataattgtatggaattgattagaatgtataaaatcataattaataaatgtgtagtcctagtcagaattagggtaaagacaatatgtctttatggtattataaacacagactgtctgagcttggtgccgacctgac from Salvelinus alpinus chromosome 2, SLU_Salpinus.1, whole genome shotgun sequence carries:
- the LOC139568825 gene encoding clumping factor A-like: MFLVFVPWLRQPGYVHRIRPPATSPEYVPWLRNQGSIQDSIQGSNQGSIQDSIQGSIQGSNQGSIQGSNQGSIQDSIQGSNQGSIQDSIQGSNQGSIQDSNQGSIQDSIQGSNQGSIQDSNQGSIQDSNEGSIQGSNQDSIQGSNQGSNQDSNQGSNQDSNQGSNQGCDQDSNQDSNQGSNQGSNQGSNQGSNQGSIQDSNQGSNQGSNQGCNQGSNQGSNQGSNQDSNQDSNQDSNQDSNQDSNQGSNQDSNQGSNQDSNQGSNQGSIQGSNQNSNQGSNQDSIQDSNQGSIQGSNQDSNQGSNQGSNQDSNQGSNQDSIQGCDQDSNQDSNQDSNQGSNQGCDQDSNQGCNQGSNQDSNQDSNQGCDQDSNQGCDQGSNQGSK